In a single window of the Haladaptatus sp. R4 genome:
- a CDS encoding universal stress protein — protein sequence MERGVVAIDTTDTHRDLLREAGTYAAASDAELVVLAFLDESEYEADVETLESVGEVENVNYDTGAVTEAAANEATEFASEVLDGMDVDFSTVIAVVDDKERGTRVIEAGEKYDCDHAFVVGKSRSPTGKALFGDFAQQVVLNFDGYVTLTMG from the coding sequence ATGGAACGTGGTGTAGTAGCCATCGATACGACGGACACGCACAGGGACCTCCTCCGCGAAGCGGGAACGTACGCCGCCGCGAGCGACGCCGAACTGGTCGTTCTGGCGTTTCTGGACGAGTCGGAGTACGAAGCCGACGTCGAAACGCTCGAATCCGTCGGGGAAGTCGAGAACGTGAACTACGATACCGGGGCCGTGACGGAGGCGGCGGCGAACGAAGCCACCGAGTTCGCGTCCGAAGTTCTCGACGGTATGGACGTCGATTTCAGTACCGTCATCGCCGTCGTCGATGACAAGGAGCGTGGAACCCGCGTCATCGAAGCCGGGGAGAAGTACGATTGCGACCACGCCTTCGTCGTCGGGAAATCCCGGTCTCCGACCGGAAAGGCGCTGTTCGGCGACTTCGCCCAGCAGGTCGTCCTCAACTTCGACGGCTACGTGACGCTCACGATGGGATAG
- a CDS encoding sugar phosphate isomerase/epimerase encodes MARPAVQLYSLRAVDEPLPELITSAGDAGFEGVEYANRIGDADTDAVVDALDGAGMESVAAHVGIEELEDDLEGTVEFYDSLDCDRLVVPWLDPEHFESEDAIDASADRLTSLADRVADHGVELGYHNHDHEFEEVNGRPAFERFAESSGDSLALEVDLGWASAAGVDPTGFLERWGDRIPLVHVSDADESRSPTEVGDGVLDVDACARAVDEAGVEWAIYEHDEPEDAMASLTHGGDVLQKF; translated from the coding sequence ATGGCCCGACCAGCCGTGCAGTTGTACTCGTTACGAGCAGTCGATGAACCGCTCCCCGAACTGATCACCAGCGCCGGAGACGCCGGATTCGAGGGCGTCGAATACGCGAACCGGATCGGCGACGCCGACACCGACGCCGTCGTGGACGCCCTCGACGGTGCGGGAATGGAATCGGTCGCCGCACACGTCGGTATCGAGGAACTGGAGGACGACCTCGAAGGGACGGTCGAATTCTACGATTCGCTCGATTGTGACCGACTCGTCGTTCCGTGGCTCGACCCCGAACATTTCGAGAGCGAGGACGCCATCGACGCGTCCGCGGATCGACTCACGTCGCTCGCGGACCGAGTCGCCGACCACGGCGTCGAACTGGGGTACCACAACCACGACCACGAGTTCGAGGAGGTCAACGGCCGTCCGGCGTTCGAACGGTTCGCCGAATCGTCCGGGGACTCGCTCGCGCTCGAAGTGGACCTCGGTTGGGCGTCGGCAGCGGGTGTCGACCCGACCGGCTTCCTCGAACGATGGGGCGACCGGATTCCGCTCGTGCACGTCTCGGACGCCGACGAGTCGCGGTCGCCGACGGAAGTCGGTGACGGGGTTCTCGACGTGGACGCCTGTGCGAGGGCGGTCGACGAAGCGGGCGTCGAGTGGGCGATTTACGAACACGACGAACCCGAGGACGCGATGGCGTCGCTCACCCACGGCGGCGACGTGCTGCAAAAGTTCTGA
- a CDS encoding Gfo/Idh/MocA family protein, translated as MVHREGIFRRNHTRSGGVHASPWRPRPGSWYTSKELAGGGALIDIGIHVMDLLFYFLDEPDIVDVKSATRCDFGNRDSYAYLKMWGEDDDANMFDVEDSASAFLEFDGGRTATMETAWAVNADSVHSYRIHGTEAGALLDITDIRDTDADVSQMLKFFETRSGGVDHYLDTSVTANHNDPYREQIRAFIDAVAHDEPPTTNTVEQALAVQRLVNRIYADNDR; from the coding sequence ATGGTACATCGAGAGGGGATTTTTCGGCGAAATCACACACGTTCAGGCGGCGTACATGCGTCGCCGTGGCGTCCCCGGCCGGGGTCGTGGTACACGTCGAAGGAACTCGCGGGCGGCGGTGCGCTCATCGACATCGGAATCCACGTGATGGACCTGCTGTTTTACTTCCTCGACGAACCGGACATCGTCGACGTGAAATCCGCGACGCGATGCGATTTCGGGAACCGGGACTCCTACGCCTACCTCAAGATGTGGGGAGAGGACGACGATGCGAACATGTTCGACGTCGAGGATTCGGCGTCGGCGTTTCTGGAGTTCGACGGCGGGCGAACGGCGACGATGGAAACCGCGTGGGCGGTCAACGCCGATTCGGTCCACTCCTACCGGATTCACGGGACCGAGGCCGGTGCGCTGTTGGACATCACGGACATTCGGGACACCGACGCGGACGTCTCCCAGATGCTCAAATTCTTCGAGACCCGGAGCGGCGGCGTGGACCACTACCTCGATACGTCCGTCACCGCGAACCACAACGACCCGTATCGCGAGCAGATACGGGCGTTCATCGACGCCGTCGCACACGACGAACCGCCGACCACCAACACCGTCGAGCAGGCGCTCGCCGTCCAGCGTCTCGTAAACAGAATCTACGCCGACAACGACCGATAA
- a CDS encoding IclR family transcriptional regulator has product MARDGNGSKTIKSVGNAFRVLDALDEHERMGVTALADEVGLSKGTVHHYLATLLEHDFVERADGEYQLGLRPLTYGGAVRERETVFQIGKESVDRLAKTTGETARLVVERHGYGITLYQSTRHDRADINTHLGTQEDLHSTAAGKAMLAAMDGTRIDEVLDWGALHRYTDGTIVEESSLRAELDDIRSRGIAFDDEEQFEGVRCVATALVTETDELLGAISVSGPVERIDDDTFRREIPQEIRNVAGVIEVNTAYLDWME; this is encoded by the coding sequence ATGGCACGAGACGGGAACGGGAGCAAGACCATCAAATCGGTCGGCAACGCGTTTCGGGTGTTGGACGCGCTGGACGAACACGAGCGGATGGGTGTGACGGCCCTCGCCGACGAAGTCGGACTCTCGAAGGGAACGGTGCACCACTATCTTGCGACGCTTCTCGAACACGATTTCGTGGAGCGGGCGGACGGCGAGTACCAACTCGGACTTCGTCCGCTCACGTACGGTGGTGCGGTACGGGAGCGCGAGACGGTCTTCCAAATCGGCAAGGAGAGCGTCGACAGGCTCGCGAAGACGACCGGCGAAACCGCTCGACTCGTGGTCGAGCGACACGGGTACGGGATCACGCTGTATCAGTCCACCCGCCACGACCGCGCGGACATCAACACTCATCTCGGAACGCAGGAGGACCTTCACAGCACGGCGGCCGGAAAGGCGATGCTCGCGGCGATGGACGGAACGAGAATCGACGAGGTTCTCGACTGGGGAGCGTTGCACCGATACACCGACGGGACCATCGTCGAGGAGTCGTCGCTTCGCGCGGAACTCGACGACATTCGGTCGCGCGGCATCGCCTTCGACGACGAGGAGCAGTTCGAGGGCGTCCGATGCGTCGCCACCGCGCTCGTGACGGAAACGGACGAACTCCTCGGCGCGATCAGCGTGAGCGGTCCCGTCGAGCGTATCGACGACGACACGTTCCGCAGGGAGATTCCACAGGAGATCCGAAACGTAGCTGGCGTCATCGAAGTCAACACGGCGTATCTCGATTGGATGGAGTAG
- a CDS encoding outer membrane lipoprotein carrier protein LolA has product MVARKSLLAVGLLTLVVAVSFGSYASVGNQVSAKEDTTPSEATIEQHALGNNTTVDSVSGTVTITTDGPDGNQTVEADIWQRTPNDVRYEYTDGPQAGTVMVSNGSDLWMYNDTTNTARHLRLDGENAGLIQNMSKALQGISDGFEANYQGTATVSGHETYVVSLQPKNESMQNMMGNATVWLDQKNWFPVKERITTNVGNESTTTTMTYSNLTYNASIPDDRFTFTPPEDAHVIDVTLPQTTTYSSVDAAQKAVDYTIREPSSVPDGYSLENVTVTTSNGNGSVSLEYTNGSDTLTVSQTPATRTVDGDEAVSIAGHDGSYSSVGDRGVVQWSDGEHGYSVVGSCSPRRNSSTSRNRSTANYPIAAAVTTARFFHWLREVRECARDFRIDFPNRLSYRNALRGSSRTLR; this is encoded by the coding sequence ATGGTTGCACGAAAGTCCCTGCTTGCAGTTGGTCTCCTCACCCTCGTCGTTGCCGTCTCGTTCGGCAGCTACGCCAGCGTTGGGAACCAAGTCTCTGCAAAGGAGGATACGACACCATCGGAAGCGACGATCGAACAGCACGCCCTCGGCAACAACACGACCGTCGATAGCGTCTCCGGGACGGTCACGATCACGACGGACGGGCCGGACGGGAATCAGACCGTCGAAGCCGACATCTGGCAGCGAACGCCGAACGACGTCCGCTACGAGTACACGGACGGTCCGCAGGCCGGAACCGTGATGGTCTCGAACGGTTCGGACCTGTGGATGTACAACGACACCACGAACACCGCACGACACCTGCGTCTCGACGGCGAGAACGCCGGACTCATCCAAAACATGAGCAAAGCCCTCCAGGGGATTTCGGACGGGTTCGAGGCGAACTACCAGGGAACCGCGACGGTCTCCGGCCACGAGACGTACGTCGTCTCGCTCCAGCCGAAAAACGAATCGATGCAGAATATGATGGGTAACGCGACGGTGTGGCTCGACCAGAAGAACTGGTTCCCGGTCAAAGAGCGCATCACGACGAACGTTGGCAACGAGTCCACGACGACGACGATGACGTACTCCAACCTGACGTACAACGCGTCGATTCCGGACGACCGGTTCACGTTCACGCCGCCGGAGGACGCACACGTCATCGACGTCACCCTCCCGCAGACCACGACGTACTCGTCGGTCGATGCGGCACAGAAAGCGGTGGACTACACCATCCGTGAACCGTCGTCGGTCCCCGACGGCTACTCGCTCGAAAACGTGACGGTGACGACCTCGAACGGAAACGGCTCCGTGTCCCTGGAGTACACGAACGGTTCGGATACGTTGACCGTCTCCCAGACGCCCGCGACCCGCACGGTTGACGGCGACGAGGCCGTCTCGATTGCCGGGCACGACGGAAGCTACTCCAGCGTCGGCGACCGAGGAGTCGTCCAGTGGTCCGACGGGGAACACGGCTACTCGGTCGTCGGGTCGTGCTCTCCGAGGAGGAACTCGTCGACTTCGCGGAATCGCTCTACTGCTAACTACCCGATAGCCGCCGCGGTTACGACGGCTCGATTTTTTCACTGGCTTCGTGAAGTCCGAGAGTGCGCTCGTGATTTCCGAATCGACTTCCCGAATCGACTTTCGTATCGAAACGCTCTCCGCGGTTCGTCTCGAACGCTTCGCTAG
- the glmS gene encoding glutamine--fructose-6-phosphate transaminase (isomerizing) yields MCGIIGCTGGTDLVPTLLNGLAKLEYRGYDSAGVAVSNSRIHVLKREGELDELVGAVRDEENIGGTVGIGHTRWSTHGKPSDENAHPHTDCENRVAVVHNGIIENNHSLRDELHGLGHEFESETDTEVIPHLIGNYLDRGATPKEAFRLAVEKLEGSYAIAAVFESCDEVMATRKDSSLVLGVGDGVYIASDVTALVERTDTVVHLHDGEFAYLSEDGYTIVDRSGTPQSKTGTTIEWDAEAMAKGNHDHYMIKEIYEQSSALRECLRDRFAGEFVSLDAAADYRSVDSVHLVACGTSYHAALYGANLLCERGIPAQTFLASEYAMSPPPIRDGTLVVGVTQSGETADTLSALRVANERDAHTLALTNVIGSTATRECDDALYIRSGPEISVAATKTFASQLVTLVLFVLQLSADESSRDETRRLVSALTELPERVQTVLDTSNAEAVARRFVDSSGNFFIGRGMQYPVALEGALKMKEITYEHAEGFAAGELKHGPLALVTEETPVFVSIVGDDEIARKTVSNAEEVKARDAPLVVVTDGQSSVEEVADEILSVPTTNPTLAPILVNVQYQLLAYHTARLLGRDIDKPRNLAKSVTVE; encoded by the coding sequence ATGTGTGGTATCATCGGGTGTACGGGCGGAACGGATCTCGTTCCGACACTGCTGAACGGGTTGGCGAAGTTGGAATATCGTGGTTACGATTCGGCAGGGGTGGCCGTCAGCAACTCCCGGATTCACGTTCTCAAGCGTGAAGGGGAACTGGACGAACTGGTCGGAGCGGTTCGAGACGAAGAAAACATCGGTGGGACCGTTGGAATCGGCCATACCCGCTGGAGCACGCACGGCAAGCCGTCGGACGAGAACGCACATCCGCATACGGACTGTGAGAACAGGGTTGCGGTCGTCCACAACGGCATCATCGAAAACAATCATTCCCTGCGCGACGAACTGCACGGGTTGGGCCACGAATTCGAGAGCGAGACTGACACTGAAGTCATTCCGCACCTCATCGGCAACTATCTCGATAGAGGGGCGACACCGAAGGAGGCGTTTCGACTCGCGGTCGAAAAACTGGAGGGGAGCTACGCCATCGCAGCGGTGTTCGAGTCGTGTGACGAAGTGATGGCGACGCGGAAGGATTCGTCGCTCGTCCTCGGCGTCGGCGACGGGGTGTACATCGCGAGCGACGTGACCGCGCTGGTCGAGCGAACCGACACCGTCGTTCATCTCCACGACGGAGAGTTCGCCTATCTCTCGGAGGACGGATACACCATCGTCGATAGAAGCGGAACCCCACAGTCGAAGACGGGGACGACGATCGAGTGGGACGCGGAAGCGATGGCCAAAGGTAACCACGACCACTACATGATAAAAGAGATTTACGAACAGTCGAGCGCGCTCCGCGAGTGTCTGCGTGACCGATTCGCCGGGGAGTTCGTCTCGCTAGACGCTGCCGCCGATTACCGATCCGTGGATTCCGTCCACCTCGTCGCCTGTGGAACCAGCTATCACGCGGCGCTCTACGGCGCGAACCTGTTGTGCGAGCGTGGGATTCCGGCACAGACCTTTCTGGCGAGCGAGTACGCGATGTCCCCGCCACCGATTCGGGACGGAACGCTCGTCGTCGGCGTCACCCAGAGCGGCGAGACGGCGGACACCCTCTCGGCGCTTCGGGTCGCCAACGAACGCGATGCGCACACGCTGGCGCTGACGAACGTCATCGGGAGCACCGCGACACGGGAATGCGACGATGCGCTGTACATCCGGTCGGGGCCCGAAATCAGCGTCGCTGCGACCAAGACGTTCGCGAGCCAACTCGTTACACTCGTACTGTTCGTCCTTCAGCTATCGGCGGACGAGTCGTCGCGCGACGAAACGCGACGACTCGTTTCGGCGCTGACCGAATTGCCCGAACGAGTACAAACAGTACTCGATACGAGCAACGCCGAGGCGGTTGCGCGTCGGTTCGTGGACAGTTCCGGCAACTTCTTCATCGGGCGAGGGATGCAGTACCCCGTCGCGTTGGAAGGCGCGCTCAAGATGAAGGAGATAACCTACGAACACGCGGAAGGGTTCGCGGCGGGTGAACTCAAACACGGTCCGCTCGCGCTGGTGACGGAGGAAACGCCGGTGTTCGTCTCGATCGTCGGGGACGACGAAATCGCCCGGAAAACCGTCTCGAACGCGGAGGAGGTAAAGGCGCGCGATGCGCCACTCGTCGTCGTCACCGATGGCCAATCGTCCGTCGAGGAGGTCGCCGACGAGATACTGTCCGTCCCGACGACGAATCCGACGCTCGCGCCGATACTCGTCAACGTCCAGTATCAACTACTCGCGTATCACACGGCACGACTCCTCGGCCGCGATATCGACAAACCGCGAAACCTCGCAAAGAGCGTCACGGTCGAGTAG
- a CDS encoding DUF4350 domain-containing protein gives MDGTSTLRGWITDAGGGPNVVLDSATYRTLPANRTVVFVVAPRSSKSSASLRNFVHRGGTVVVMDDRTNTSNALLASLGARARFDGNVLRDERHNYHSPAMPIATNVSNGPLTRNVHRLTLNYGTAVRPHGATPLVSTSDFAYRDSNDNGTLDSDESLDSYPVVTAENVSKGRVVVVGDPSVAINSMLSRPGNERFVRGLIAAHDRAVFDYTHVEGPPPFALALIVVRRSLAAQLALVGVLVLVALGIRHPETVSPAVRRLSERFGVDSEEPTHPTLDTDELVVAIEKRYPSWSHERIERLVADIQAAREGGDADD, from the coding sequence GTGGACGGTACCTCCACCCTCAGAGGGTGGATAACCGATGCGGGCGGCGGTCCGAATGTCGTGCTCGATTCGGCGACGTACCGCACGCTCCCTGCGAACCGGACGGTGGTGTTCGTCGTCGCACCCCGTTCGTCGAAATCGAGCGCGTCCCTACGGAACTTCGTGCATCGCGGCGGCACCGTCGTCGTGATGGACGACCGTACGAACACGAGCAACGCGCTCCTCGCGTCGCTCGGCGCGCGCGCTCGATTCGACGGAAACGTCCTCCGTGACGAACGCCACAACTACCACTCACCAGCCATGCCAATCGCAACCAACGTCTCGAACGGTCCGCTCACGCGGAACGTCCATCGACTGACCCTCAACTACGGAACCGCCGTCAGACCGCACGGAGCGACCCCGCTCGTCTCCACCTCGGACTTCGCCTATCGGGATTCCAACGACAACGGTACGCTCGACTCGGACGAAAGCCTCGACAGCTATCCCGTGGTGACCGCCGAAAACGTCAGCAAGGGTCGCGTCGTCGTCGTCGGCGACCCGAGCGTGGCCATCAACTCGATGCTATCCCGTCCCGGAAACGAGCGGTTCGTTCGCGGCCTCATCGCCGCACACGACCGCGCCGTCTTCGATTACACGCACGTCGAGGGACCGCCGCCGTTCGCGCTCGCGCTCATCGTCGTCCGCCGCTCGCTCGCCGCCCAACTCGCGCTCGTCGGCGTGCTCGTGCTCGTGGCACTCGGAATCCGTCACCCTGAGACGGTTTCGCCCGCCGTTCGCCGACTGTCCGAACGATTCGGCGTGGACTCCGAGGAACCCACACATCCGACCCTCGACACCGACGAACTCGTCGTCGCCATCGAGAAACGGTACCCCTCGTGGTCCCACGAACGCATCGAGCGCCTCGTCGCCGATATCCAAGCCGCGCGGGAGGGAGGTGACGCCGATGACTGA
- a CDS encoding DUF58 domain-containing protein has product MHATRRHWAVVTFGLSFSALAILLDRPALVFGTVGVACWLLYQYATFTSELRRVVTETSVSQSISRARLPTGSALTVTLAVERPHSSTLDLTVESRPPLSGRGTTAANRTVVLDADENSGKTTYSVEFPTAGSVAFEKPKLTIDDRLGLFTARCENGDEPSVTVTQRTPDDVHVGRGGQRAQTRYGSQFAKRNTSGLPTVEIREYTTGDSLRRVDWNATARFDYPHVREYENDRRPPTRGLHRLSPVGRKRTGGGDPVRVPP; this is encoded by the coding sequence ATGCATGCGACTCGTCGTCACTGGGCCGTCGTCACCTTCGGACTCTCCTTTTCGGCGTTGGCGATACTTCTCGACCGACCGGCGCTCGTCTTCGGGACGGTCGGCGTCGCGTGCTGGTTGCTGTATCAGTACGCCACGTTCACCTCGGAACTCCGGCGAGTCGTGACGGAAACGTCCGTCTCACAGTCGATATCGCGCGCTCGACTCCCCACGGGAAGCGCGCTGACGGTAACGCTGGCCGTCGAGCGGCCGCATTCCTCGACGCTCGACCTGACGGTCGAATCACGGCCGCCGCTCTCGGGGCGTGGAACGACGGCGGCGAATCGAACCGTCGTCCTCGATGCGGACGAGAACAGCGGAAAAACGACGTACTCCGTCGAGTTCCCGACGGCCGGATCCGTCGCGTTCGAGAAGCCGAAACTCACCATCGACGACCGACTCGGGTTGTTCACCGCCCGCTGTGAGAACGGCGACGAACCGAGCGTTACCGTCACCCAGCGAACCCCGGACGACGTTCACGTCGGGCGAGGCGGACAGCGAGCACAGACGCGGTACGGCAGTCAGTTCGCGAAACGAAACACCAGCGGACTGCCGACGGTCGAGATTCGCGAGTACACGACCGGCGACAGCCTCCGCCGCGTCGATTGGAACGCGACGGCGCGGTTCGACTACCCGCACGTCCGCGAGTACGAGAACGACCGCCGACCGCCGACTCGCGGTCTTCATCGACTGTCGCCCGTCGGTCGGAAACGGACGGGAGGGGGAGACCCAGTTCGCGTACCTCCGTGA
- a CDS encoding DUF4129 domain-containing protein: MTEESVPEAEDRDGTDEADVGDETDTDDERTVQDELDAARSRLASGEHEPAVEMGYATVRTSLLRRYDLDPSATPREFRREARATVSDREYRVLDDLTAYYERVVFASETASANSVSGLLDDVGDVVPREHDEDTDDDETDTDDDEGGTQNDGRTGD; the protein is encoded by the coding sequence ATGACGGAGGAATCGGTTCCCGAAGCGGAGGACCGGGACGGGACGGACGAGGCGGACGTGGGTGACGAGACGGATACGGATGACGAACGAACCGTACAGGACGAACTCGACGCCGCACGGTCGCGCCTCGCGTCCGGCGAACACGAACCGGCGGTCGAGATGGGGTACGCAACGGTTCGGACGTCCCTCCTTCGTCGGTACGACCTCGACCCGTCGGCGACGCCGCGCGAGTTCCGACGGGAGGCGAGGGCGACCGTTTCCGACCGCGAATATCGAGTACTGGACGACCTGACTGCGTACTACGAGCGTGTCGTCTTCGCCTCGGAAACGGCTTCGGCGAACTCCGTTTCGGGGCTGCTCGACGACGTTGGCGATGTCGTTCCGCGCGAGCACGACGAGGATACCGACGATGACGAAACGGATACCGACGATGACGAAGGGGGGACGCAGAACGATGGACGAACAGGGGACTGA
- a CDS encoding SDR family NAD(P)-dependent oxidoreductase, giving the protein MTTLSSKRVLITGGCGSIGSALVRRVLQDGPELVRVIDNDEGRLHWMETKLGRQYPRQLKTSYKDVREFHEMVEAMDGIDVVFHTAALKHVGIVERDPFQAVKTNVEGTENVVHAAMETDVEAVIAVSTDKASNPVSAMGATKLLSERLTVAANENSRDTRFGCVRFGNVLGTRGSVVPVFIEQIRAGGPITVTDAEMTRFVMRPEDAAEFVVETYGATDGGEVAVRKMPAFKLGTLADALREKYATQFGHRPEEIPTRIVGSGPTERYHEKLVSEDEVKHAVEEDTRFVLYPNEGSMPDDDAGRSLAGEYTSEDARELSKTELLAMLDGMDGKLQTVGAPVERRS; this is encoded by the coding sequence ATGACAACACTGAGTAGCAAGCGAGTGCTCATTACCGGTGGGTGTGGTTCGATCGGTTCGGCACTGGTTCGACGGGTGTTGCAGGATGGCCCGGAACTGGTTCGTGTCATCGACAACGACGAGGGACGACTCCACTGGATGGAGACGAAACTCGGACGTCAGTATCCACGCCAACTGAAAACGTCGTACAAGGACGTGCGTGAGTTCCACGAGATGGTGGAAGCGATGGACGGTATCGACGTCGTCTTTCACACCGCGGCGCTCAAACACGTCGGAATCGTGGAACGGGACCCGTTTCAGGCGGTCAAGACGAACGTAGAGGGAACCGAGAACGTGGTTCACGCCGCGATGGAAACGGATGTGGAAGCCGTCATCGCCGTCAGTACGGACAAGGCATCGAACCCCGTCTCGGCGATGGGCGCGACGAAGTTGCTCTCCGAACGACTGACCGTCGCAGCGAACGAGAACAGTCGAGACACCCGATTCGGCTGTGTCCGGTTCGGAAACGTGCTCGGGACACGTGGCTCGGTGGTCCCGGTGTTCATCGAACAGATTCGGGCGGGCGGACCGATCACCGTCACCGACGCCGAAATGACGCGGTTCGTCATGCGACCGGAGGACGCGGCCGAGTTCGTCGTGGAAACCTACGGAGCGACCGACGGCGGCGAAGTCGCCGTCCGCAAGATGCCCGCGTTCAAACTGGGGACGTTGGCAGATGCGCTTCGGGAGAAGTACGCGACCCAATTCGGTCATCGACCGGAGGAAATCCCGACGAGAATCGTCGGTTCCGGGCCGACCGAGCGCTACCACGAGAAACTCGTCTCGGAGGACGAGGTGAAACACGCGGTCGAGGAGGACACCCGCTTCGTCCTCTACCCGAACGAGGGATCGATGCCCGACGATGACGCGGGACGTTCGCTCGCGGGCGAGTACACGTCCGAGGACGCGCGAGAGCTCTCGAAAACGGAACTGCTGGCGATGCTCGACGGGATGGATGGAAAGCTACAGACGGTCGGAGCACCCGTGGAACGTCGGTCGTAA
- a CDS encoding glycosyltransferase: MSGRTHADERVNLLFVGRLAPVKNIPLLLRSVKRLRDETGTDYDLTIVGGGEERERYETLAEELELSDVVRFEGFRSNVREYYREADVLVLTSVSEGFPTVLMEAQACGLPVVTTDVGGAREIVAAGSVVSRDEPGEVAEAITSVVTSDSEELRSTARRHVEQQYSQTELYVRYRDIFQEQIGSN, encoded by the coding sequence GTGAGTGGACGAACGCACGCGGACGAACGGGTAAACCTGCTGTTCGTCGGACGGTTGGCCCCCGTGAAAAACATCCCGCTGCTCCTTCGAAGCGTGAAGCGATTACGGGACGAGACGGGTACCGACTACGACCTCACCATCGTCGGTGGCGGCGAGGAGCGCGAACGATACGAGACGCTGGCGGAGGAGTTGGAGTTGAGCGACGTCGTCCGATTCGAGGGCTTTCGGTCGAACGTCCGGGAGTACTACCGCGAGGCCGACGTGCTCGTGCTCACGTCGGTTTCGGAGGGGTTTCCGACGGTATTGATGGAAGCACAGGCCTGTGGACTGCCCGTCGTCACCACCGATGTCGGCGGCGCACGCGAAATCGTCGCCGCCGGAAGCGTCGTCTCGCGGGACGAACCGGGTGAAGTCGCCGAAGCGATCACGTCCGTCGTCACCAGCGATTCCGAGGAACTTCGATCGACGGCGAGACGACACGTCGAACAGCAGTACTCGCAGACGGAATTGTATGTTCGATACAGAGACATATTTCAAGAACAGATCGGTAGTAATTAG
- a CDS encoding glycosyltransferase family 4 protein produces MRARQSGEDAAAGDEDADPAVGRRRNRVSVVIPKEAEDRMETVDDADYVFYDAWFVPGVRYPIPLPSFFTQLFSLIGRADVAFVTSYIYLPCLVTTLFAALLRTPCIVSVDVLVGVRWSYGQSVVDSIAAIYTHTVGRCTFALSDHLVVPGEYMRTGLTRFAPAEKITVIPNGIDVDHFTATEDAADGRERKRASVGEREDAGRRAGVNEQDADGRANRGGNVDATERR; encoded by the coding sequence ATTCGTGCTCGTCAATCCGGCGAAGACGCCGCGGCCGGAGACGAAGATGCTGACCCAGCAGTTGGCCGACGACGCAACCGGGTCTCCGTCGTCATCCCGAAGGAAGCCGAGGACAGGATGGAGACGGTGGACGACGCGGACTACGTGTTCTACGACGCGTGGTTCGTTCCTGGCGTCCGGTATCCGATCCCGTTGCCGTCGTTTTTCACCCAACTGTTCTCGCTGATCGGCCGGGCCGACGTGGCGTTCGTGACCAGCTACATCTACCTGCCGTGTCTCGTCACGACACTCTTCGCCGCCCTGCTCCGCACTCCCTGTATCGTCAGCGTGGACGTGCTCGTCGGTGTTCGCTGGTCGTACGGACAGTCCGTCGTCGATTCCATCGCGGCGATATACACCCACACCGTCGGACGGTGTACGTTCGCACTCAGCGACCACCTCGTCGTCCCGGGCGAGTACATGCGAACGGGACTGACGCGGTTCGCACCGGCCGAAAAGATCACCGTGATTCCGAACGGCATCGACGTGGACCATTTCACGGCCACCGAGGATGCGGCCGACGGCCGCGAGCGGAAGCGAGCGAGCGTGGGCGAACGGGAGGATGCGGGCAGGCGAGCAGGCGTGAACGAACAGGATGCGGATGGGCGAGCGAACAGGGGTGGGAACGTGGACGCAACCGAACGAAGGTGA